One Deltaproteobacteria bacterium DNA window includes the following coding sequences:
- a CDS encoding radical SAM protein, whose amino-acid sequence MLDEGELRKGSDFPLQNSNVLTSPLYAVWEINRLCNAECIHCYTGSGPNVIEKDLLTEKEAIRVARELGDAGVFQVGLSGGEPLLRDDCCHIVAELSRSGVSVALATNGYLFDKAGGKELKKAGLESLCISIDSHRAEVHDRIRNRPGLFDKAVNAIEAALSENIAVVAGFSVLKYNWREIREYVEFMKSLGIRDVNLTSYVAVGRGSLEHDLSREEEREFLYMVNRLSEEYAGSMAVMWHDCRFALINEKYSFYRFKGCGAANTTCRIAANGDVMPCSTLPIPGGNLKKRSFKEIWQNSEFFSKIRDRNNIKDDSNCGQCVHKEDCGGCRSIAYAYYNDPFAGNYHCWLDDVEPENLFKGND is encoded by the coding sequence ATGCTGGATGAAGGAGAATTAAGGAAGGGCAGTGACTTTCCTCTGCAAAATTCGAATGTGCTCACAAGCCCTCTCTATGCCGTATGGGAGATAAACAGGTTATGTAATGCCGAGTGCATCCACTGTTATACCGGTTCCGGGCCCAATGTGATAGAAAAGGACCTGCTTACTGAAAAAGAGGCCATCCGTGTCGCCCGGGAACTGGGCGATGCCGGTGTTTTCCAGGTGGGGCTTTCCGGCGGCGAGCCGCTGCTCAGGGATGATTGCTGTCATATTGTTGCCGAACTAAGCCGGTCAGGTGTTTCTGTGGCACTGGCAACCAATGGTTACCTTTTTGATAAAGCCGGAGGCAAAGAGCTAAAAAAAGCGGGACTGGAGAGCCTTTGCATCAGCATTGACAGTCACAGAGCTGAAGTTCATGACCGTATAAGGAATCGTCCCGGCCTTTTTGATAAAGCTGTCAATGCCATAGAAGCTGCTTTATCAGAAAATATTGCCGTCGTTGCAGGATTCAGTGTTCTTAAGTATAACTGGAGAGAGATTAGAGAATACGTGGAGTTTATGAAATCCCTGGGAATAAGGGACGTAAACCTTACCAGTTACGTCGCCGTGGGACGGGGAAGCCTGGAGCATGATCTTTCACGGGAGGAAGAGCGGGAGTTCCTCTATATGGTGAACAGGCTATCGGAAGAGTATGCAGGCTCGATGGCAGTTATGTGGCATGACTGCCGCTTTGCCCTTATCAATGAAAAGTATTCCTTTTACCGCTTCAAAGGGTGCGGCGCTGCCAACACGACCTGCCGTATTGCTGCAAACGGCGATGTCATGCCATGCAGCACGCTCCCCATTCCCGGCGGGAATCTGAAGAAACGTTCATTTAAAGAAATATGGCAAAATTCCGAATTCTTTTCAAAAATCAGGGATAGAAATAATATAAAAGATGATTCCAATTGCGGGCAATGCGTTCACAAGGAAGATTGCGGCGGTTGCCGGTCCATCGCTTACGCCTATTACAATGACCCCTTTGCCGGGAACTACCATTGCTGGCTTGATGATGTAGAGCCTGAAAATCTGTTTAAAGGGAATGATTAA
- a CDS encoding radical SAM protein → MPELDHGRDRFLPSLPYHVIWGITSACNASCSRCYAGAGSRSAGEISTKRAFEILEELSRIGIFDIAFTGGEPLMRKDLFKLIEKAASLDMEPGLSTNGSLLDRKMAAKLRDSGISRVQVSIDGIGKKHDSLRGMKGLFDMAVNALENCAAEEVPTVICFTVSRENMDQLKDVMDLGLSRGVADFNISIFVPTGRGDRRMALLPEDTERLYSFWNEHRMSGKKPWLKFHTAKMDIVAHKPLPPSHIGCQAGCGTSYIDPLGNVAPCVLLPLPIGNLQKNSFFNVWTTSGLNQRLRERNLEGKCSSCTYKNTCGGCRAMAYAQTGNLFGEDQSCWMKEN, encoded by the coding sequence GTGCCAGAACTAGATCATGGGAGGGACAGGTTTCTGCCTTCCCTTCCCTATCATGTGATTTGGGGGATTACCTCGGCATGCAACGCCTCCTGCAGCCGCTGTTATGCCGGGGCGGGCAGCAGAAGCGCCGGTGAAATATCTACAAAAAGAGCATTTGAAATCCTGGAAGAGCTTTCACGTATAGGTATTTTTGATATCGCTTTTACAGGTGGTGAGCCTCTCATGAGGAAAGACCTTTTCAAACTCATAGAAAAGGCTGCTTCTCTGGATATGGAACCGGGTTTAAGCACAAATGGAAGTTTGCTCGACAGGAAAATGGCGGCAAAGCTCCGCGATTCCGGTATAAGCAGGGTGCAGGTAAGTATTGACGGCATAGGAAAAAAGCATGATTCTCTTCGGGGAATGAAGGGGCTTTTTGATATGGCCGTAAATGCCCTGGAAAATTGTGCTGCGGAAGAGGTGCCCACAGTCATATGTTTTACCGTTTCCCGCGAAAACATGGACCAACTGAAAGACGTGATGGACCTGGGTCTCTCCAGGGGAGTGGCTGACTTCAATATATCGATCTTTGTCCCCACGGGGAGAGGTGACCGGCGCATGGCGCTATTACCGGAAGACACAGAGCGGCTGTACAGCTTCTGGAATGAACACCGCATGTCGGGCAAAAAACCATGGCTCAAGTTTCATACCGCCAAAATGGACATTGTGGCTCATAAACCTCTCCCGCCGTCCCATATCGGTTGTCAGGCAGGGTGCGGCACATCCTATATCGACCCCCTTGGGAATGTCGCGCCCTGCGTTCTTCTTCCTCTGCCCATAGGCAACTTGCAGAAGAACAGTTTTTTCAATGTCTGGACAACTTCCGGGCTTAATCAAAGGCTGCGTGAAAGGAACCTGGAAGGAAAGTGCTCTTCCTGTACTTACAAAAATACCTGTGGAGGGTGCAGGGCCATGGCTTATGCCCAAACGGGCAATCTCTTTGGTGAGGATCAATCATGCTGGATGAAGGAGAATTAA
- a CDS encoding SPASM domain-containing protein, protein MNPVTNSRPRGFLLKNLSCVEVNDKIIAFSPYSGKMWAAPAGSEKDILAAGEMFRPLIARQGKRQVSFICTTDCLQRCVYCFNRGGQGNALLPTETAIGVLREVTKIDNSPLSLRFFGGEPTMHMKLVRECAGWVKDRGIEPSFSITTGGYAALKDMEWMASEGFFFTLSVDGPPEIQARQRPLFAEQGSGLIEPEETLKLLSAWGADFKVRVTVTSQNVHMLPDLVSYFHGFGTKVIHMEPVTLSGRATALESLRPEEDLFIEKLLAAIDRAASLGVIIINSSYMKLLDSDSGYCECGINNFVVGTDGRISFCYESAGDCGTLSEEMKGGRYNEATGKLELSGPGRCGGDSLPAECAGCYAKFVCNGGCPSRNIADRGDALKSSGYFCRLTRAIYPEIVARLAREAGLTQ, encoded by the coding sequence ATGAATCCTGTTACAAATAGCCGGCCCCGGGGATTTCTTTTGAAAAACCTGAGCTGTGTCGAAGTAAATGACAAGATCATCGCCTTTTCTCCCTATTCAGGCAAGATGTGGGCAGCTCCGGCAGGCAGTGAAAAAGATATCCTCGCAGCCGGTGAGATGTTCCGGCCATTGATAGCACGACAGGGAAAACGGCAGGTGTCTTTTATCTGTACAACAGATTGTCTTCAGCGCTGTGTCTATTGTTTTAACCGGGGAGGGCAGGGTAATGCGTTGCTTCCCACAGAGACTGCCATAGGCGTTTTGCGTGAGGTGACAAAGATTGATAATTCGCCCCTTTCTCTCCGGTTTTTCGGGGGTGAACCGACGATGCATATGAAGCTTGTCCGCGAGTGCGCGGGGTGGGTAAAAGACAGGGGCATTGAGCCCTCCTTCTCTATTACAACCGGCGGATATGCGGCTTTGAAGGATATGGAGTGGATGGCTTCTGAAGGATTTTTTTTCACCCTTTCCGTCGATGGCCCTCCGGAGATACAGGCAAGACAGCGCCCCTTGTTTGCAGAGCAGGGCAGCGGCCTTATTGAACCTGAGGAAACGCTTAAGCTTCTCTCTGCCTGGGGCGCTGATTTCAAGGTCCGCGTTACCGTTACATCGCAAAATGTCCACATGCTGCCCGACCTGGTCAGTTATTTTCATGGGTTCGGAACAAAGGTAATTCACATGGAACCTGTTACTTTATCAGGACGCGCTACTGCCCTGGAAAGCCTCCGGCCGGAGGAGGACCTCTTTATTGAAAAGCTGCTTGCCGCAATAGACAGAGCGGCAAGCCTTGGTGTGATCATTATCAATTCCTCATATATGAAGCTCCTTGATTCCGACAGTGGATACTGCGAATGCGGCATAAATAACTTTGTCGTGGGAACCGATGGACGGATCAGTTTTTGTTACGAAAGCGCAGGCGATTGTGGAACCTTGTCGGAAGAGATGAAGGGCGGAAGATATAATGAGGCAACAGGAAAACTGGAGTTGTCCGGACCGGGCCGCTGCGGGGGAGATTCCTTGCCGGCAGAGTGTGCCGGGTGCTATGCAAAGTTTGTATGCAACGGCGGATGCCCTTCCAGGAACATTGCAGACAGGGGCGATGCTTTAAAAAGCAGCGGCTATTTCTGTCGTCTCACACGGGCCATTTACCCGGAAATTGTTGCCAGGCTTGCCAGGGAAGCCGGTTTGACGCAATAA
- a CDS encoding radical SAM protein — translation MPDKKNKKESISNNNNVTRRTFLDVAGRSAMAAGFFLTAPGLLVACKKKGSGIGLAPVMSSLASSAVMSGGIEFYNRIRESKASSPLYVTFDLQPFEMLNSLAGDNSADLTSSQIADVIRQLGEADVLNLTLLGPAPFKDAGIMNYIKLAKDNDISLSVVSSGDDINEQQMDALAKIKFFSLKFNLDGISAATHDKLHKAGNFDKTLAAIRAGIKRGINTTVITYANALNVGEVEQIMDLSIREKADNFVLRRLVPMDTSDKTKALVISPADGEKLISILSKKIEKSQGGTNMIGADPFGGDTEYFIKSGVMDQRANQYAWNTMCQSGATYCHITSKGAVLPCTWLPVPAGNLKEKSFAEIWEKGETFRQLRGRQSFDECIAHSFTETGNMLERDPLAWT, via the coding sequence ATGCCTGATAAAAAAAACAAGAAAGAATCCATATCAAATAATAATAACGTAACGAGGAGAACTTTTCTCGATGTAGCGGGACGCTCTGCCATGGCCGCAGGTTTTTTCCTGACAGCTCCCGGCCTGCTTGTTGCCTGCAAAAAGAAGGGCAGTGGCATAGGGCTTGCTCCTGTCATGAGTTCATTGGCAAGTTCTGCCGTTATGTCCGGAGGCATTGAGTTTTATAATCGTATCAGAGAGAGCAAGGCGTCATCACCGCTTTACGTAACCTTTGATCTGCAGCCCTTTGAAATGCTCAATTCCCTGGCTGGGGACAATAGCGCAGATCTTACTTCTTCGCAAATTGCCGATGTAATCAGGCAGCTTGGAGAGGCTGATGTGTTGAATCTTACACTTCTCGGCCCGGCGCCTTTCAAGGATGCTGGTATCATGAATTATATCAAGCTGGCAAAAGATAATGACATTTCCCTATCCGTCGTTTCTTCCGGTGATGATATTAATGAACAGCAAATGGATGCCCTCGCAAAAATAAAATTCTTTTCCCTTAAATTCAATTTGGACGGCATATCGGCTGCAACGCACGATAAACTCCACAAGGCGGGGAATTTTGACAAGACCCTGGCTGCCATTCGCGCCGGTATAAAGAGAGGTATCAATACAACCGTTATCACCTATGCAAATGCACTGAATGTGGGAGAAGTAGAGCAGATCATGGATCTTTCTATCAGAGAAAAGGCAGACAACTTTGTGCTCAGACGACTGGTACCGATGGATACCTCTGATAAAACAAAGGCCCTTGTTATTTCACCGGCCGATGGCGAAAAGCTTATCAGCATACTGTCAAAAAAGATCGAAAAATCTCAGGGCGGCACCAATATGATCGGCGCAGATCCTTTTGGAGGAGATACGGAGTACTTTATCAAATCGGGCGTAATGGATCAAAGAGCCAATCAATATGCATGGAATACCATGTGTCAGTCAGGGGCGACCTATTGTCATATCACCTCTAAAGGGGCGGTGCTCCCATGCACATGGCTGCCTGTTCCCGCCGGAAACCTGAAGGAGAAATCCTTTGCAGAGATATGGGAAAAGGGCGAAACTTTCAGACAGCTGCGCGGCAGGCAGTCTTTTGACGAGTGTATAGCGCATTCCTTTACTGAAACGGGAAATATGCTGGAAAGAGATCCCCTGGCCTGGACATAA
- a CDS encoding NrtA/SsuA/CpmA family ABC transporter substrate-binding protein — protein MDKKTVAVAILIITVIVTVTGILYLRPAEQPQIAEPEKLTLGVEKSLLPSAVWVARHNGYFKKEGIDISIKEFDSGKASFNAMLNNEGIHISTVAPTPIMFNSFKRKDFSIFATFVHSVDDVKIIARKDKGVITAKDLRGRKIGTPSGTTGQFFVNSFLTFHGIPLSQVSIVDISPSHLPAALANNDVDAIVIWEPHAYKARQLLRENAARVPSSEIYWETFNFMVMNDFAKNRPRAIRKFLRAISRATLFINKHRQKAQAIVAERLKLDKAIVTALWDDFVFELSLNQELVVTLEVEARWAINERLTGKKEVPNYLDYIYLDALKEINPQSIKIFH, from the coding sequence ATGGATAAAAAAACAGTCGCCGTTGCCATCCTGATTATCACTGTCATAGTGACAGTCACAGGCATACTTTACTTAAGGCCAGCAGAGCAACCACAAATTGCCGAACCGGAAAAGCTCACATTGGGTGTGGAAAAGAGCCTGCTTCCCTCTGCCGTGTGGGTAGCCCGGCACAATGGTTATTTTAAAAAGGAGGGCATTGATATCTCCATTAAGGAATTTGATTCCGGCAAGGCAAGCTTTAATGCAATGCTCAATAATGAGGGCATCCATATTTCAACTGTAGCCCCCACTCCCATCATGTTCAACAGTTTTAAACGGAAGGATTTCTCCATTTTTGCAACTTTTGTCCATTCCGTTGATGACGTCAAGATAATCGCCCGTAAAGATAAAGGTGTTATCACAGCAAAAGATTTAAGAGGCAGGAAGATAGGGACCCCCTCAGGAACAACGGGACAATTTTTCGTGAATTCTTTCCTCACCTTTCATGGCATCCCTCTCTCACAAGTCAGCATAGTCGATATCAGTCCTTCCCATTTACCTGCTGCGCTGGCAAACAATGACGTGGATGCCATTGTGATCTGGGAACCACACGCCTATAAGGCCCGGCAATTATTGCGTGAAAATGCCGCAAGAGTACCCAGTTCAGAAATTTATTGGGAAACCTTCAATTTTATGGTAATGAATGATTTCGCAAAAAACAGGCCCCGGGCCATAAGGAAATTTCTTCGCGCTATTTCCAGAGCAACCTTGTTTATAAATAAGCACAGGCAAAAAGCACAGGCTATCGTAGCTGAACGATTAAAGCTCGATAAAGCTATTGTTACTGCACTGTGGGATGATTTTGTATTCGAACTTTCTTTAAACCAGGAATTGGTCGTCACATTGGAAGTTGAGGCAAGATGGGCCATCAATGAGCGCCTCACCGGCAAAAAAGAAGTTCCCAACTATCTCGATTATATCTACCTGGATGCACTTAAGGAGATAAATCCGCAAAGTATCAAGATTTTTCACTAG
- a CDS encoding PAS domain-containing protein produces MKISSRVRVIILIPIIFGICVIIIQQEMAERVGRALDYDNLIVNITQKTTALHHLSGELARYPDERRVKKQWLAVYGSLRELVLQTGKDGKDSQATLAQLKKSIKLLGELHHSLLQQREEAAVPTPHLSERQERKVDRMLLLSQNMISDTLQLRQKSTAKLLKLRNLEGKIILFITLALVVILGLLAFIMGKRITKPLSMLEKSAEIIGSGDLTHRIGRLANDELGSLGLSLDEMTKQLKETLASRDLLNREVEERKRTEEFLRKSEARLAEAQQIAHVGHWEWDLNRDKLHWSDEVYRILGFRPREFEPTYEAFLRSVHPDDREALEKAVNKALKEGKAYNKEHRIVLPDGTERIVNEVGKVFYDDAPKPIRMMGTVLDITEGKRAEKELEQKRRLAAMGEMSAYIAHDIRNPLNNLGLSYELLKDSPAIKGNDREALLLMGKGIENLISISKDLLDYGRSDKLIKENFDCLALINELLTELDEKTGHANIEVIKKLPQKSSPLKADRVKIHQALLNILNNAIQSMAGGGRLSISAEERDGRLIIAVCDTGAGIKKKDLDKIFAPFFTTRKNGTGLGMAILKHFVDLHGGEVIVESEVGKGTTVTVALPVKP; encoded by the coding sequence ATGAAAATCAGCAGCAGAGTACGAGTTATCATACTGATTCCCATCATCTTTGGAATTTGCGTCATCATTATTCAGCAGGAGATGGCAGAGCGTGTCGGCCGGGCCCTGGACTATGACAACCTCATCGTAAATATCACCCAGAAAACCACTGCCCTTCATCACCTTTCAGGTGAACTGGCACGCTATCCCGATGAACGTCGCGTAAAAAAACAATGGCTGGCAGTTTACGGCTCTTTAAGAGAGTTAGTACTCCAGACCGGCAAAGACGGGAAGGATAGTCAGGCGACGCTTGCCCAGTTGAAAAAATCAATCAAACTATTAGGAGAACTTCACCATAGCCTTCTTCAACAGAGGGAGGAAGCAGCAGTACCGACACCTCATTTGAGTGAGCGGCAGGAGAGAAAGGTGGACCGCATGCTGCTCCTGTCCCAGAATATGATCTCCGATACGTTACAGTTGAGGCAGAAGAGCACGGCAAAGCTATTAAAGCTCCGTAATCTGGAAGGAAAAATTATTCTCTTCATTACCCTTGCCCTGGTTGTCATTTTGGGTTTGTTGGCATTTATAATGGGGAAGAGAATAACCAAACCCCTTTCCATGCTCGAAAAGAGCGCAGAGATCATCGGCTCAGGTGATCTGACACACCGTATCGGCCGCCTGGCCAATGATGAACTGGGCAGTCTCGGCCTGTCCCTTGATGAAATGACAAAGCAACTAAAAGAAACCCTTGCCTCACGGGATCTGCTCAACCGGGAAGTGGAGGAGCGCAAGCGGACTGAGGAATTTCTTCGCAAAAGCGAAGCAAGGCTGGCTGAGGCGCAACAGATCGCCCATGTGGGACACTGGGAGTGGGATCTCAATAGGGACAAGCTCCATTGGTCAGACGAGGTCTACCGGATTTTGGGGTTCAGGCCCCGGGAATTTGAACCCACTTACGAGGCATTCTTACGTTCTGTTCACCCCGATGACAGGGAAGCACTGGAAAAAGCGGTGAATAAAGCGCTTAAAGAGGGAAAGGCCTACAACAAAGAGCACCGCATTGTTTTACCTGATGGTACCGAGCGGATTGTTAACGAGGTAGGCAAGGTCTTTTATGACGACGCCCCTAAGCCCATCAGGATGATGGGCACCGTGCTGGATATTACCGAAGGCAAGCGGGCTGAAAAGGAACTGGAACAAAAAAGGCGCCTTGCCGCAATGGGAGAGATGTCTGCCTACATAGCGCATGACATCAGAAACCCTCTCAATAATCTGGGCCTGAGTTATGAATTGCTTAAAGACTCTCCAGCCATAAAGGGAAATGACAGGGAAGCTCTCCTGCTTATGGGTAAGGGAATAGAAAACCTTATTTCAATTTCAAAGGACCTTCTCGATTATGGCAGAAGCGATAAACTGATTAAGGAGAACTTTGACTGTTTGGCCCTTATCAACGAATTACTTACCGAGCTTGATGAGAAGACAGGCCATGCCAATATTGAAGTTATTAAAAAACTGCCGCAAAAATCCAGCCCCCTAAAAGCCGACAGGGTAAAGATACATCAGGCCCTCCTTAATATTTTAAACAATGCCATACAATCCATGGCCGGGGGTGGAAGGCTTTCCATATCCGCAGAAGAAAGAGATGGCAGATTAATCATAGCCGTTTGTGATACGGGCGCAGGCATCAAAAAGAAAGACCTGGACAAGATATTTGCCCCTTTCTTTACGACGAGAAAAAATGGGACGGGCCTCGGTATGGCCATTTTGAAACATTTCGTGGACCTTCATGGCGGCGAGGTGATTGTTGAAAGTGAGGTGGGAAAAGGAACAACAGTTACTGTTGCTTTGCCCGTAAAACCGTAA
- the prmC gene encoding peptide chain release factor N(5)-glutamine methyltransferase: MPEPWTILKLIKWTADYLGEKGIDTPRLDGELLLAHSLKMDRTHLYMNFDKPLNEDELAAFRGLVKRRAAREPLQYITGHQEFWSMEFKVSPSVLIPRPETELLVEEGAKAVKASFPECSAPEILDVGSGSGALTAALAKAVNGAHVTGVDISPEAVSLARENVESNGLSSSVTILEGDLFAPVADKLFHLIVSNPPYIPRGDLQGLQAEVSDFEPLSALDGGNDGLDFYRAIVHEAPQHLHPGGSFMVEHGEGQREAIAELFRNTGRFEAVESLKDLAGIDRVVKGRRTR, translated from the coding sequence ATGCCCGAACCATGGACAATACTCAAGCTTATCAAATGGACTGCCGATTACCTTGGTGAAAAGGGGATAGATACGCCGCGTCTCGACGGGGAGCTGCTTCTGGCCCATTCCTTAAAAATGGACAGGACACATCTCTACATGAATTTCGACAAACCCCTTAATGAGGATGAACTGGCAGCTTTCAGGGGCCTGGTCAAAAGAAGGGCAGCGAGAGAGCCCCTTCAATACATTACGGGCCACCAGGAATTCTGGTCTATGGAATTTAAAGTATCACCTTCCGTGCTGATCCCCCGGCCTGAAACGGAACTTCTTGTCGAGGAGGGAGCAAAAGCTGTTAAGGCTAGCTTTCCCGAGTGCAGTGCACCGGAGATACTCGATGTTGGCAGCGGCAGCGGGGCCTTAACGGCAGCGCTGGCAAAAGCGGTGAATGGCGCTCATGTTACCGGTGTGGACATATCACCGGAGGCTGTCTCTCTTGCCAGGGAAAACGTGGAAAGTAATGGCCTGTCATCGTCTGTTACCATACTGGAGGGTGACCTCTTTGCTCCCGTGGCTGATAAACTTTTTCATCTCATCGTCTCCAATCCTCCCTACATTCCAAGGGGAGATCTGCAAGGTCTGCAAGCGGAAGTGAGTGACTTTGAGCCGCTCTCCGCCCTTGACGGCGGTAATGACGGCCTCGATTTTTACCGGGCTATCGTTCATGAGGCGCCTCAACATCTTCATCCCGGTGGCTCGTTTATGGTGGAACATGGCGAAGGCCAGCGGGAGGCCATTGCCGAGTTGTTCAGAAATACAGGCCGATTTGAAGCGGTGGAGTCCCTTAAGGACCTTGCCGGCATTGACCGGGTGGTGAAGGGCAGGCGGACAAGGTAA